aagaagaagaaaGGTTAAAATCCCACTCCTCTCAGCCCTGGAGAGCGTTAGCAACTTGCTTAGGGACACACAACTACTCTTTGGCTAAACAGAGTCAAGGTCAGGGCCTCTGGCAATAGCACCCTAGCTCTTAACACTGCATGAAGCTATTGTTCCTCTTCCCCCTgcaaacaccccccccccccacaacatGAGCAAATTATGTTGCCTGTTAAAATGGGTTGGAGGAGctgaaatttgaaaatgaaatctaCCAGACATATGATGTTGGAATGCACGAAATCTACATTTTAGCAATGTCTGGTATTCAGTCCCGTCATGCCTTTGCACTTCCCATTGCATCCCTCATTTAGGGTCATCCAGATTGAGAGGCAGCACAGTGAGGCAGTTTGGAAAGAGAATGGGTTCTAAGTCAGACAAacataggttcaaatcccagctgtgccACTAGTTGTGTTACCAGGAACAGGTCGCGGTTTTagtctcttctgtaaaatagagataataagaAATGTCCTCAGCGTTTTGTCAAGTTTAGAGGTAACACATTGGTGAGGTGCCTCACGCGTGATTAGTGGTGGAGCTTGCTGTGGTCAAGTCTCTAATGGTGACACTCTAGGGCATACATCAACAGCAACCTGGCCAAGTCGTCTTCTACAGCTACAACGTGGAGTTTTCCACCCCAGTCCTTCATTTTACTTCTCATAgtatttaacttttatattattgTTAGATGTCTTTAGTAACTTGCCTTACAgtcattttctttgaaattcaaTTTCTTCCTCAGGGTCTCTTTGGAGATTAAAGAGAAAGAGTGGCAAATTTAGGCTGTTAGAGCAATTTTCATTGAAAAGTGGATCATTGTTTTCATTACCCTACCgttaatgttttctattttcctttatcAGCGAGTTACTTTCTCTCGATTCGTATCGCCAAACTGCACTCTCTTGTTTTCTTGCAAAATGAAAGGAGACAACCATGAATGAGCCACTAGATGATGTTGCAAATGCTTCTGATTTCCCCAATTATGCAGCTGCTCTTGGAAACTGCACTGATGAAAAGATCCCACTCAAGACGCACTACCTCCCAGTTATTTATAGCATCATCTTCCTGGTGGGCTTTCCCGGGAACGCAGTAGCAATTTCCACGTACATCTTCAAGATGCGGCCCTGGAGAAGCAGTACGATCATCATGCTGAACCTGGCCTGCACGGACCTGCTGTACCTCACCAGCCTGCCCTTCCTGATTCACTACTACGCCAGCGGAGAAAACTGGATCTTTGGGGATTTCATGTGCAAGTTCATCCGCTTTGGCTTCCATTTTAACCTGTATAGCAGCATCCTCTTTCTCACCTGTTTCAGCATCTTCCGCTACTTTGTCATTATTCACCCGATGAGCTGCTTTTCCATCCATAAAACTCGATGGGCTGTGGTGGCCTGTGGGGTGGTGTGGACCATTTCACTGGTGGCCGTCATGCCCATAACCTTTCTGATCACGTCAACCACCAGGACCAACAGATCCGCCTGCCTCGACCTCACCAGTTCAGATGACCTCACGACCATCAAATGGTACAATCTAATTTTGACGGCGACCAACTTCTGCCTCCCCTTGGTAATCGTGACACTTTGCTATACGATGATTATCTACACCCTAACACAAGGACCTCAGACGCACAGCTGCCTTAAGCAGAAAGCTCGAAGACTAACCATTCTGCTGCTCCTCGTGTTTTATATATGCTTCTTGCCTTTCCATATCTTGAGGGTCATTCGGATTGAATCTCGCCTGCTTTCAATCAGCTGCTCCATTGAGAATCAGATCCACGAGGCGTACATCGTTTCTAGACCGCTGGCTGCCCTGAACACCTTTGGCAACCTGTTACTGTATGTGGTGGTCAGCAACAACTTCCAGCAGGCCGTCTGCTCGATGGTGAGATGCAAAGCAGGTGGGGACCTAGAGCAAGGGAAGAAAGTCAGTCACTCAAACAACCCTTGAAACGTTTCACATGCtcagccaaaaagaaatgctGGTATTTCACCTGTAACTTCTACGAAGTCCAGACTATCTCCCTCGGTGGAACTCTTAGGACATACTGTGCACTCAGGTAATGATGTGCCGGAGCCagggcagggctgctgtgagTTCTTTGCAACCTGTCTATTGAGATCCTCAATACTGGTACATGCGTATCAGTAAAGAATTCAGATGCAGAATTGGAACTGTGGGAGGAAATCTAGTTTCAccaactttatatatataaatttataaaattatatatagtgtgtatatatatataaaaattgatgTTCACCCCCTCGCCCTAAATCTCTCAGTATTTAATGCCACAATAAGAGAAAGCCAATCTTTTCATTCAGTTTCTTGCTTCTTTGTACGCAGGTCTATTTGTATTGAGGCCCTACACTACTCAAggcattatttgtatatttttcaatattcgctttttaaaaaatttcatatctttaattttttttcaaactttgctTTGAGATTATTAAACTGTGTTTTTCACTAGGCTTTAGTCAGTTGTGTAGAGGAAAGCAACCCAGGTACAATACCCTTGAGACAATTCAAAGATGTCCATACAGATAGCTGTCCATACATAATTATGTATGGACATAATCGATGTCCATACATAATTCCCAAATAGGGGAATTATGTCTGTATTGTTgtagatcatttttaaaattgttattgaatttataaaaatgatcaAGTTGTACTAGTAATTATCAACATgtcctggggaaggaaggagcacTTTTAGGGGAACAGAAgtacttttcatgtatttattgggtattaaataaaatctaacattgttttgatttctgtGGGAAAATATTCCAGGAAACACTAATTCTCTTTAGCTACCTTCTCTTTTGTGCCTCTCTTGAAAATATGTTCTCTATTATAACAGCCAGAGCTATTTTTGAACTGTGTGTATTTAATtatcattaaatgtaaatatttgagaaaatgcCTAGTGTGGATATTCAAAACCCTGGTAAATATGTTGATACAATTAATAAACTAATTTAAAATCACCGAATAGGCTGGTAATAGTTTTCTCTGAAAATGTAGCTTTACCGCTATTATACTTACTGGAAGCTTATGTTCTCCATgtttacagaataaaaataattttaagaatccGTTATGGAATAAGGCCGGAAGAGAtgatttaaacaaagaaaagggTATCATAGGAACTCTTCATGATTTTCAGGCTTTTCTAGGACTTAACATCTGACTTAGACCTAAGTGAGGATGCTTGGAGTCAGGAGACACAAGGCgtgtggaggagaaagaggaaagccAGCGGCTCTGTGCATGAACTTCTCTGGATGATGGCATTCTCTCTACCCACTACCTTCTGAGCCGTCTTTTGCtgggctttctcttcttttttatttttggccgcaatgcgaggcctgtgggatcttagttccctgaccagggattgaacccaggccctggacagtagaagcgtggagtcctatCCCGGGCTTTTTTATAGCATGTAGAATGAGCTCTTTCACTAGAGGGCCCAACTTGCCCCTCTGTGCAGGTGCACAGTGTGGAACTGCGTTCAAAATTCCACTTGGAACCGAGAAGCTGGGTAGCTCTCCTCCCCATACCCACACCCCTGATGCGCAGCTCAGCTCTTGGGCCATCACCAAAGCGTGGCCAGAATAGCCTTTATAGTAATACCACGGTTTTTATTCTagccctttcctttctctctctccctctctctctttcttattcCAAAGATTTCACCCACCAGAGAAAAGCTGCCTCAATCTCCTTCATCCCAATCTCAACTTGTCACTATAGATTCTtttatccttttccttcttccctccagtTTACAGACCAACAaatcatctctttctttctttttttaagaatttatttatttatttatgtctgcgttgggtcttcattgctgcacgcgggctttctctagttgcggcgagagggggctactcttcattgcggtgtgcgggcttctcactgcggtggcttctcttgttgcagagcgcgggctctaggcgcgcggacttcagGAGTTGTGATTCTTCCCACCGTGTCTTAGGTCCTTATTCTGCTCTCTTAGGGACTTGCTTCAACATTCAATCCTACTTTCTCAAATTTTTAACGTTTCTCTTACCCTGGATAGTTGACCTTAGTTTGGGAGCATGCATCATTTTCCTTTATCTTCAGAATACCCTCCCTTGACTCAGCAGTTCTGTCATTCTCTTATCTGACTGGTTCCCTGCACTCATGGGTCAGGTGCAGATGACTGTCTGCCCTCCTGCGTTCTGCTGATAGAATATAATAACAAAGATCCAAGCTAAATTAGATTCCAAGGGtcagttttcttttccaaagtaAAGACTTTTGGGCTAATTGTGCTGGAGGATGCAGTTTGGAACTGAGGCCAAAAAAGAGATTGATGATACTTCTGAGAATAGAGTGGGACCTGAACGCCCTTTGCCCAGTTCTCCCAGGTGTAGGCAGAGAAAGTACGAGAACAAAAGAGCAGAGCTCTGACTGTCTGCCAGAGAGGGACCTGCCTGTTCTGCTCGCAGCCTAGGAACGAGAAGCAAGTCAGATTCCCTGAACCTGCAGGCGGGGAACCCAGACACACCTGCTCTGAACTTGGGCGACAGTAATCCCCCCacttcatttttaactttatatcatggaagttttcaaataatcacaaaattagagaaattagCAAATGACCTCACATACCCATGGCCTAATTTCATCTATAATCAACATCTTACCATTCTTGTTTCCTCTATCCCTTCCCACAGTTTTTTCTAGAATATTCAAAAGCAAATCCTAGAAAATATAGTAGTTGCACCAATAAATGCTTCAACATTGATCTCTTTCAAAACATACgtaaccaaaacaaaataaaacatggttCCCTCACATTCTTTAATATCTAATCCATATTTTCTTTCCACTGGTTGCCTCAGAAGTGCCTTCtacagttgctttttttttttttccctgaaatcaagatccaaacaaggtctaTGTGTTACATTTGGTTGATATGTCGgttaaatttcttttaatctaTTAGAACTACCCCTCCCTTTATGTATCACTGTttatttactgaagaaatcaagctGTTTGTCCTGTGCGATTTCCCACATTGTAGGTGTGGCTGTTTGCATTCCATTTTGTTGTTTATCATGATCCTCCACACCTTGCATTTGCTGTAACTTGGAAGGCAGAGCTAGAGGTTAGATTAGATACAGATTAgatacttcctccctccctccctctctccctccctccctccatcatcAGATTCTCCAGCcatttttctttcatagttttCCAGTCGTTGCTTCTTGTTGTCATGACCCACTAGGCTTTTCACAATGGTGACTTTGAAAATTCTAACGTTCTTCTGCTTTTGTTAGTCATGGCTTTTCTGTAAAGATCTTTGACTCGTCAACGACCTTTACCCCTTCCACTCTGAACATAGCTCCCACTCCTCCACCTTTGGGAAGACACAAGGAAGGGATAGAAAGAGATATGGAAGCTGCCTCTCCATTATTTCCTCCATGAGAGTGTAAGTGTTGACAGAAATTTCGACAGAATTTCCTTTTAATATGAGACAAAGTTTTGTCCTTTAACTCTTTGGGGTTGACAGCCATGCCTGTGATCTACAGGGCTGGAGCTGCCCCCTTGGGGAAGGAGGTTATCAGGGGAGCTTTCTTGCTGCTGCCAGGTTTCTCCTCCGTACCACCTGAGTGCCTTTGTGTGTCCTCTTGGGCCAGTGCAGGCCGTTTTGGTCTTCCCCCAGAGGTTCTGAGAAGGAGTAGAACAAGACATTAATAACTGCAAGGCCATGTAACGTTTGGGGTCAAGCTTCCTTtcctgttctaattttattcttaaattttaccCGGCAACATCACTCAATATAATCCACCTGATATTATATATTAGATGAGCCCAAGTGATATCAAGTGATAGAAGAATAACAACATAAAAATGCCTGAAGGGTGAGAGCCCCTTGTGTTACTGAGTTCCCAGGAAGAAATTAAATCATAATACGCAcggatctttttattttttttcaattctattttcttttctgtgcttcTAGCTGAACATTTTCTATTGATCCTGCCTTGTACTGTATGCAGTTTGCTACTAAGCCTATCCATTGAATTCCTAGTGTCAGATATTGCATTGTTTTCATTTATAGGATGTACATTAGGTTCCCTTTATTAATTCTACCATGTCAGTGAATTGCTTTGTCTTTTAATCTATGTTGTCCACCTATTCCAATATTTTCTAGAACTGAATAATCATAGCTATTTTAATGTCCTCATCTTTCCATATCTGGATAACCTTCAGGTCTGCTTCCACTGACTGCCATCTTCCTCTTATTTATTGGTCACATGATCCTGTCTCCTGGCATATCTATTAATTTTGACTAAATGACAGACATTGCATGTGAAAGAATCAAAGAGGCTTCCCTGAGAGGTTTTCCTTTCAGTTGTTTCACTTTTCAATTGCCAAATTTCTATTTCTCTCCACTGCTCTCTGAAGTTTGGCTACTCTTTTATTcactaaataaatcattttttcctttaattctttgaacatatttaaataGCTGCTTTAACATCTTTGTCTATTAAGTCCAGCATCTGGCTTGTATTACTTTCCTCTGGATGCTATAACagttaccacaaatttagtggcttcaGGCCACACAAGCCTACTCCCTTtcagaggtcagaagtctgaaaccaGTTTCACTGGGCTAACGTCTAGGAGCTGGCAGTCCTGCCTTACTTCTGGAAACTCCACAGGGGAAACCATTTCCTTGTGCTTTCTGTCTTCTATAAGCTACCcgcattccttggttcatggcccctctttcctcttcaaagccaacagcgtatcatcttcaaatctctctgacCTGGGCTTTTACCTGAATATctcctctctctgactctgattCTCTTGCCTTCTTTTTCATTGTAACTTTTGCAGTTATGCAGGTAATTCAgaataatctcctcatctcaaagtCTGTAATTGAATCACGTCTGCAAAGTCCATTTTACTATGGCATGTAAcatgttcacaggttctggggattaagatGAGGACGTTTTGGAAAGGTTATCGTGCAGCCTATCACAGTGGTTTCTTAAAGGACAAcaagttaaaacaacaataataacaatataaaGTGACCTAGAGGTCAGTTTCtaattgctttttcttcctttggctGTGGGACAcaattttgttttgtgtgtctgtcacACAAATACTGGATATTGTGAATAAATCATTGTAGAGACTCTATATTCTATTATTGTCCTTTGAAGACTGTTGACTTTTCCTCTAACAGACACATCAGTTACTTGCTAAGCACCTTGAAATTATGTTGACTTGTTTTTACAATTTAAGGACAGATTTGTGAAAAGCCCAAGATGTTTTccaagccctttttttttttttttttttcggtacgcaggcctctcacggttgtggtctctcccgttgtggatgcacaggctcagcggccatggctcacgggcccagccgctccgctgcatgtgggatcttcccggaccggggcacgaacccgtgtcccctgcatcggcaggcggactctcaaccattgtgccatcagggaagcccttccaaGCTCTTTTAAGAAGCAGGACCCAATTGCCAAATTCTGTTTTTCCTATGGTTTTGTCCAGACCTGGTTTTAGAGTTTTTTTCAAAGCATGTCTAGAGTAGACCTTACTCTAGGGTGTGGTCTTTATTCCTAAGGTACAGTTTTCTGTTGTCTCTGCAAAATGAGTTCACAGGGCGTTAGGAGGTTTTTCCTCTCTAGTTGGGCATGAACACCAATGTTGACCACTAGTATCTCTGATGCCATAACAGCCTCTTTGTGGTTAATCTCAAGAAGGTTCTCCATGCAAGCATGGCCCTTGGTCCAGGAGTCACAGGGAATCTCCGTATATCTCTGCCCCTTCTCTATCACTGGTGCTCTGCTTCAAACATTTTAGACACGCTGGCAATGTCAGACTGTGCCCTCTGCCTCCTCGGCTC
The genomic region above belongs to Pseudorca crassidens isolate mPseCra1 chromosome 18, mPseCra1.hap1, whole genome shotgun sequence and contains:
- the OXGR1 gene encoding 2-oxoglutarate receptor 1; the protein is MNEPLDDVANASDFPNYAAALGNCTDEKIPLKTHYLPVIYSIIFLVGFPGNAVAISTYIFKMRPWRSSTIIMLNLACTDLLYLTSLPFLIHYYASGENWIFGDFMCKFIRFGFHFNLYSSILFLTCFSIFRYFVIIHPMSCFSIHKTRWAVVACGVVWTISLVAVMPITFLITSTTRTNRSACLDLTSSDDLTTIKWYNLILTATNFCLPLVIVTLCYTMIIYTLTQGPQTHSCLKQKARRLTILLLLVFYICFLPFHILRVIRIESRLLSISCSIENQIHEAYIVSRPLAALNTFGNLLLYVVVSNNFQQAVCSMVRCKAGGDLEQGKKVSHSNNP